The following are encoded in a window of Pseudalgibacter alginicilyticus genomic DNA:
- the recR gene encoding recombination mediator RecR translates to MEFSSKLLERAVNEMSQLPGIGKRTALRLVLHMLKQPKTQIQALSEALQSMRNDIKFCKSCNNISDVDVCEICANPHRNEKIICVVEDIRDVMAIENTSSFKGLYHVLGGKISPMDGVGPHDLNIESLVHKVKEGQVEELIFALSSTMEGDTTNFYIYKQIQAYNVQTSTIARGISVGDELEYADEVTLGRSIVNRIPFETSLKS, encoded by the coding sequence ATGGAATTTTCCTCAAAATTATTAGAGCGTGCAGTTAATGAAATGTCGCAACTCCCAGGTATAGGAAAGCGTACGGCATTGCGTTTGGTTTTACACATGCTTAAGCAACCAAAAACTCAAATTCAAGCTTTGTCTGAAGCTTTACAAAGTATGCGTAATGATATTAAATTCTGTAAATCGTGTAACAATATAAGTGACGTAGATGTTTGCGAAATTTGTGCCAACCCGCATAGAAACGAAAAAATAATTTGTGTTGTTGAAGATATTCGTGATGTAATGGCCATTGAAAACACCAGTTCTTTTAAAGGTTTGTATCACGTTTTAGGAGGTAAAATTTCACCAATGGATGGTGTGGGACCTCATGATTTGAATATTGAGTCGTTAGTTCATAAGGTTAAAGAAGGTCAGGTGGAAGAACTCATTTTTGCGTTAAGTTCCACTATGGAAGGGGATACCACAAATTTCTATATATATAAACAAATTCAAGCGTATAATGTACAAACCTCTACCATTGCCCGGGGTATTTCTGTAGGTGATGAATTAGAATATGCTGATGAAGTAACTCTTGGAAGAAGTATTGTTAATAGAATTCCGTTTGAAACTTCCTTAAAATCATAA
- a CDS encoding glycosyltransferase family 2 protein, whose amino-acid sequence MKLSIVILNYNVRYFLELCLKSVQAATVNIEAEIIVVDNSSEDDSCQMVRDLFPEVVLVENKENFGFSKGNNIGVKKAKGEYLCILNPDTVVPEDAFEKLLEFSTTKENLGIVGCKLIDGVGKFLPESKRNVPVVNAAFKKLLGNSNDYYANHLENNAVGKVDVLVGAFMFLRKRLYVDLGGFDEDYFMYGEDIDLSYCVLNAGYDNYYFGKISVIHYKGESTLRDKKYAERFYGAMQIFYKKHFKKNWLFDVLVWLGIKLAFTFRPAIVQKIKTVQRYVFVSDKMDVRLENKISKKIILKSDLKNIEPETEIIFDANVLTFKSIIAMFESDKKTDLVTYKILPNQSNFFLGSDNSISQGKIIVLT is encoded by the coding sequence TTGAAGCTTTCTATAGTCATTTTAAATTATAATGTGCGTTATTTTTTAGAACTGTGTCTAAAAAGTGTGCAAGCGGCTACTGTTAATATAGAGGCCGAAATTATAGTAGTAGATAATAGTTCTGAAGATGATAGTTGCCAAATGGTGAGAGATTTATTTCCGGAGGTTGTACTTGTTGAAAATAAAGAAAATTTTGGGTTTTCTAAAGGGAATAATATCGGTGTTAAAAAAGCTAAAGGTGAATATTTATGTATTCTAAATCCAGACACCGTAGTACCAGAAGATGCCTTTGAAAAATTGTTAGAGTTTTCTACCACTAAAGAAAACTTAGGTATTGTTGGTTGCAAATTGATAGATGGTGTTGGTAAATTTTTACCCGAAAGTAAACGTAATGTTCCAGTGGTAAATGCAGCGTTTAAAAAATTATTAGGCAATTCAAATGATTATTATGCAAATCATTTAGAAAATAATGCGGTTGGAAAAGTAGATGTTTTGGTAGGTGCCTTTATGTTTTTAAGGAAACGATTGTATGTTGATTTAGGAGGATTTGATGAAGATTACTTTATGTATGGTGAAGATATCGATTTGTCTTATTGTGTGCTAAATGCAGGATATGATAATTATTATTTCGGAAAAATTTCAGTAATACATTACAAAGGAGAAAGTACTTTAAGAGATAAAAAATATGCAGAACGCTTTTATGGCGCGATGCAAATATTTTATAAAAAACATTTTAAAAAGAATTGGCTGTTTGACGTTTTGGTTTGGCTTGGTATCAAACTTGCTTTTACTTTTAGACCAGCAATTGTTCAAAAAATAAAAACCGTGCAGCGTTATGTTTTTGTTTCAGATAAAATGGATGTTAGATTGGAAAACAAAATATCTAAAAAAATTATTTTGAAATCAGATTTAAAAAATATTGAACCAGAAACCGAAATCATTTTTGATGCCAATGTATTGACTTTCAAAAGTATTATTGCTATGTTTGAAAGTGATAAAAAAACAGATTTAGTTACCTATAAAATATTACCTAATCAATCCAATTTCTTTTTAGGTAGTGATAATTCGATAAGCCAAGGCAAAATAATTGTTTTAACCTAG
- a CDS encoding dihydrolipoamide acetyltransferase family protein, protein MAKFELKLPKMGESVAEATITTWLKNVGDTVELDEAVLEIATDKVDSDVPSEVEGVLIEKLFNADDVVQVGQTIAIIETEDDNELQTQASNENITEDVPNEIIEQITEGISVAQETLSTVTSTEDRFYSPLVKNIAKEEGVSQTELDALLGTGKGGRVTKDDVLDYLKNRSNGVKSELSIVENPVVEPTVAQTSVNDENTVQKPISVVSSGEDEIIEMTRMGKMVSNHMMDSIQTSAHVQSFIEADVTKIWNWRNKVKTEFEKREGEKLTFTPIFMEVVAKALKEYPMLNISVQGDKIIKKKNINIGMAAALEDGNLIVPVIKNADQLNLVGMTKQVNDLANRARSNKLKPDDVQGGTYTVTNVGSFGSIMGTPIINQPQVGILALGAIRKVPAVIETEEGDFIGIRYRMFLSHSYDHRVVNGALGGLFVKTVKDYLEAWDVNREV, encoded by the coding sequence ATGGCAAAGTTTGAACTTAAATTACCCAAGATGGGTGAGAGTGTTGCAGAAGCAACTATTACCACTTGGTTAAAAAATGTAGGAGACACTGTTGAATTGGATGAGGCGGTTCTTGAAATAGCAACAGATAAAGTGGATAGTGATGTTCCTAGCGAAGTTGAAGGGGTGCTGATTGAAAAACTTTTTAATGCAGATGATGTTGTTCAAGTGGGGCAAACTATAGCCATTATTGAAACGGAAGATGATAACGAGTTACAGACGCAAGCTTCAAATGAAAACATAACCGAAGATGTTCCTAATGAAATTATAGAGCAAATAACGGAAGGTATTTCTGTTGCTCAAGAAACTTTATCAACAGTAACGTCCACCGAAGATCGATTTTATTCGCCATTAGTTAAAAACATAGCGAAAGAAGAAGGTGTTAGTCAAACTGAATTAGATGCATTATTAGGTACCGGTAAAGGTGGTCGGGTGACTAAAGATGATGTGTTGGACTATCTTAAAAATAGATCTAATGGGGTTAAGTCTGAGCTTTCAATAGTTGAAAACCCAGTTGTAGAGCCTACTGTAGCTCAAACATCTGTTAATGATGAAAATACAGTTCAAAAACCAATTTCTGTTGTTTCTAGTGGTGAAGATGAAATTATAGAAATGACAAGAATGGGGAAAATGGTTTCAAATCATATGATGGATTCCATTCAAACGTCTGCACACGTACAAAGTTTTATAGAAGCAGATGTTACCAAGATATGGAATTGGCGAAATAAAGTAAAGACAGAATTTGAAAAACGTGAAGGTGAAAAATTAACTTTTACGCCTATTTTTATGGAAGTGGTGGCTAAGGCATTAAAAGAGTACCCTATGCTTAATATTTCTGTGCAAGGAGATAAAATAATCAAAAAGAAAAATATCAATATTGGTATGGCGGCGGCCTTGGAAGATGGTAATTTAATTGTACCTGTTATTAAAAATGCCGATCAACTTAATTTGGTAGGCATGACCAAACAAGTCAATGATTTAGCAAACCGCGCAAGATCTAATAAATTAAAACCCGATGACGTTCAAGGTGGCACCTACACAGTTACTAATGTGGGATCTTTTGGTAGTATTATGGGGACGCCTATCATCAATCAACCTCAAGTTGGAATTTTAGCTTTAGGAGCTATACGAAAAGTACCTGCTGTAATTGAAACCGAGGAAGGTGATTTTATAGGTATAAGATATCGCATGTTTTTATCGCATTCTTACGATCACCGAGTGGTTAATGGTGCACTTGGTGGACTGTTTGTAAAAACAGTAAAGGATTATTTAGAGGCTTGGGATGTAAATAGAGAAGTTTAA
- a CDS encoding 3'-5' exonuclease, giving the protein MQLNLTKPICFFDLETTGVNITSDRIVEISVLKVYPNGKEESKTWLVNPGIPIPKEVTEIHGISDVDVADKPLFKEIAKEVFNLIKDSDLGGFNSNRFDIPLLAEEMLRAEVDFDMKNRLAIDVQTIFHKMEQRTLSAAYKFYCDESLENAHSAEADTRATYEVLKAQVAKYDEVENDTKFLAEFSSRKKFADFAGFLVFNKNGEECFSFGKHKGKPVTDILEKEPGYFGWLLNSDFPLYTKKVLTAIKLRSFNNKLG; this is encoded by the coding sequence ATGCAGCTAAACCTTACAAAACCTATTTGTTTTTTCGATCTTGAAACAACAGGGGTCAATATAACTTCAGACAGAATTGTTGAAATTTCGGTGCTAAAAGTATACCCAAATGGAAAAGAAGAATCTAAAACCTGGTTGGTTAACCCAGGAATTCCTATTCCTAAGGAAGTAACAGAAATCCATGGTATATCAGATGTAGATGTTGCCGATAAACCATTATTTAAAGAAATAGCCAAAGAGGTATTTAATTTGATAAAAGATTCTGATTTAGGAGGTTTTAATTCCAATCGATTTGATATACCCCTGTTAGCAGAAGAAATGTTGAGAGCAGAAGTAGATTTTGATATGAAAAATCGCTTAGCCATTGATGTGCAAACCATTTTTCATAAAATGGAGCAACGTACATTAAGTGCAGCTTATAAATTTTATTGTGATGAAAGTTTAGAGAATGCACACAGTGCAGAAGCAGATACAAGAGCAACGTATGAAGTTTTGAAAGCGCAGGTTGCTAAATATGATGAGGTTGAAAACGATACAAAATTTTTAGCAGAATTTAGTTCTAGAAAAAAGTTTGCTGATTTTGCAGGGTTTTTAGTATTTAATAAAAACGGTGAAGAATGTTTTTCTTTTGGTAAACACAAAGGAAAGCCTGTTACTGATATTTTAGAAAAAGAACCGGGGTATTTTGGATGGTTGTTAAATTCAGATTTCCCATTATATACAAAAAAGGTGTTAACGGCTATTAAATTGAGAAGCTTTAATAATAAATTGGGATGA
- a CDS encoding fumarylacetoacetate hydrolase family protein gives MKLICIGRNYTEHIDELDNEKPTDPVIFLKPDTAILLKKQPFFIPDFSEDVHHEVEVLVKINRVGKYIDKKFAHKYYNEIGLGIDFTARDLQKQLKDKGLPWEKAKAFDGSAVIGDWIPVNEIENVNNIVFSLKKNDNIIQNGNTSHMLWKIDELIEYISKYFTLKIGDIIFTGTPAGVGKVLANDKLKGFIENKQMFSITVK, from the coding sequence ATGAAACTAATTTGCATTGGAAGGAATTATACCGAACATATTGATGAACTGGATAATGAAAAGCCAACCGATCCAGTAATTTTCTTAAAGCCAGACACGGCAATTCTTCTTAAAAAACAGCCTTTTTTTATTCCAGATTTTTCTGAAGATGTACATCATGAAGTTGAAGTTTTGGTTAAAATTAATAGAGTAGGTAAGTACATAGATAAAAAATTTGCACATAAATATTATAATGAAATTGGTCTGGGAATTGATTTCACAGCACGCGATTTGCAAAAGCAATTAAAAGACAAGGGGTTGCCATGGGAAAAGGCAAAAGCATTTGATGGTTCGGCAGTAATTGGCGATTGGATACCAGTAAATGAAATAGAAAATGTAAACAACATTGTATTTTCTTTAAAAAAGAACGATAATATTATTCAAAATGGAAATACAAGCCACATGCTTTGGAAAATTGATGAATTGATAGAATATATCTCGAAATATTTTACTTTAAAGATTGGAGATATTATCTTTACGGGAACTCCCGCAGGGGTTGGCAAAGTATTAGCAAATGATAAGCTTAAAGGATTTATAGAAAACAAACAGATGTTTTCAATAACAGTTAAATAA
- a CDS encoding competence/damage-inducible protein A: MLAEIITIGDELLIGQVLDTNSGFIAKALTKIGVSVYQITSVQDDKTHILKAFKDAENHVDIVIITGGLGPTKDDITKKTIAEYFNDTLVLDESVLKNIKELWKKYVRQTLLQVNLDQAYVPSKSKVLMNTLGTAPGMWMEKNNKVFVSLPGVPYEMEALMENEVIPKIKEKFHCPFILHRTLLIYGLGESTLAARIEAWEDNLPKHIKLAYLPDLGRMRLRLSSVGFDETLVRLDVQQQIDAVLPLIQEAFFGFEDEDDSIENIIAKQLTKLGKTVATAESCTGGKIAERFTKNAGASSYFKGSVISYATQSKIDVLGVSKDAIDANSVVSAQVAEAMATHVQELFKTDYAIATTGNAGPTKGDSNEEVGTIYIAIATKNKVFSEKFMLGNHRVKVINKGANKAFEMLLKEILKN, encoded by the coding sequence ATGTTAGCAGAAATCATCACTATAGGCGATGAGCTTCTCATTGGGCAAGTTTTAGATACAAATTCTGGATTTATAGCTAAAGCCCTCACTAAAATTGGAGTTTCTGTTTATCAAATCACTTCTGTTCAAGACGATAAAACGCATATTTTAAAAGCATTTAAAGATGCTGAAAATCATGTGGATATTGTTATTATTACGGGTGGTTTAGGTCCTACCAAAGATGATATTACAAAAAAAACCATAGCCGAATATTTTAATGACACTTTAGTTTTAGATGAGTCTGTATTAAAAAACATTAAGGAACTTTGGAAAAAATATGTGAGGCAAACACTGCTACAGGTAAACTTAGATCAAGCTTATGTGCCTTCTAAATCTAAAGTATTAATGAATACTTTAGGTACAGCGCCTGGTATGTGGATGGAAAAAAACAATAAGGTTTTTGTTTCTCTACCAGGAGTTCCATACGAAATGGAAGCTCTAATGGAAAATGAAGTCATTCCAAAAATTAAAGAAAAGTTCCATTGCCCTTTTATTTTACATAGAACACTTTTAATTTACGGCTTAGGAGAAAGTACTTTAGCGGCAAGAATAGAAGCGTGGGAAGATAATTTACCTAAGCATATCAAACTCGCTTATTTACCTGATTTAGGTAGAATGCGACTTCGTTTGTCTTCTGTAGGTTTTGATGAAACTCTGGTTAGACTAGATGTACAACAACAAATTGATGCGGTGCTGCCATTAATACAAGAAGCGTTTTTTGGTTTTGAGGATGAAGATGATTCTATTGAAAATATTATAGCTAAGCAGCTTACAAAATTAGGGAAAACCGTAGCTACAGCAGAAAGTTGTACTGGTGGAAAAATAGCAGAGCGGTTTACAAAAAACGCTGGCGCATCTTCTTACTTTAAGGGAAGTGTTATAAGTTATGCTACCCAATCAAAAATTGATGTTTTAGGTGTCTCTAAAGATGCTATAGATGCTAATTCTGTCGTTAGTGCACAAGTTGCAGAAGCAATGGCGACTCATGTACAAGAATTATTTAAAACAGATTACGCTATTGCTACAACAGGAAATGCAGGGCCTACCAAAGGAGACTCTAATGAGGAAGTTGGAACGATATATATCGCTATTGCTACAAAAAACAAGGTTTTTTCTGAGAAATTCATGCTTGGAAATCACCGTGTAAAAGTAATAAATAAAGGCGCAAATAAAGCCTTTGAAATGTTACTAAAAGAAATTTTAAAAAATTGA
- the rpmB gene encoding 50S ribosomal protein L28: MSRVCELTGKRAMVGNNVSHAMNKTKRKFDANLIKKRFYIPEEDSWITLKVSTSALKTINKIGISAAIKDAKSKGFLK; encoded by the coding sequence ATGTCAAGAGTTTGTGAACTTACTGGAAAAAGAGCAATGGTTGGAAACAACGTGTCTCACGCAATGAATAAAACAAAACGTAAATTTGATGCAAATTTAATTAAAAAACGTTTTTATATTCCTGAAGAGGATAGTTGGATAACTCTTAAAGTTTCTACTTCTGCTTTAAAAACAATTAATAAAATCGGTATTTCTGCAGCAATTAAGGATGCGAAATCTAAAGGATTTTTAAAATAA